One part of the Nematostella vectensis chromosome 8, jaNemVect1.1, whole genome shotgun sequence genome encodes these proteins:
- the LOC116603149 gene encoding uncharacterized protein LOC116603149: MASRSPGARTRLGGRPMLSPEDPMKRKKTWEQQHIRVRLLKDVYSTWQELRKASIYASDSAFASHLLSLELRRRERFTKTTTGGPKQKAAAIREPPTSTPVGKHHNKMADPEISLSEAGSDQGDKYEAYKARKQLSAIDWNFHQGREKAVNDKGEQMVSRKYNRGTKEWNLRIIKVGKTCANRSRDLVGGKFKPK, encoded by the exons ATGGCTTCAAGGAGCCCGGGTGCTCGCACGAGACTCGGCGGTCGACCAATGCTTTCGCCAGAGGATccaatgaaaagaaaaaaaacatgggagCAGCAACACATACGCGTTCGATTGCTGAAAGATGTTTATAGCACATGGCAGGAGTTAAGAAAAGCGTCTATTTACGCGAGCGACTCGGCGTTTGCCAGCCATTTGTTGTCCTTAGAGCTTCGGCGCCGGGAGAG gtttacaaaaacaacaactggCGGACCAAAACAAAAGGCAGCAGCCATACGAG AACCGCCAACGTCAACCCCAGTAGGAAAGCACCACAACAAAATGGCAGACCCAGAGATATCTCTTAGTGAAGCTGGCAGTGACCAGGGGGACAA GTATGAAGCATATAAGGCCCGAAAGCAGCTTTCTGCAATTGATTGGAACTTCCACCAAGGCAGAGAGAAAGCAGTCAATGATAAGGGAGAGCAGATGGTATCAAGAAAATACAATAGAGGCACCAAAGAGTGGAATTTGAGAATAATCAAAGTAGGCAAGACTTGCGCTaatagatcacgtgaccttgtgggtggcaaattcaagccaaaataa
- the LOC116603128 gene encoding uncharacterized protein LOC116603128: MNTEDYYLGNMSENEASSEVERIESKKRSLGGYLGRVSIHMKELKTCLDDPSRANEIQTALNELQSALNNYEDCYQSYILEELATDEFNRVKEKFEETRNECETTTKLANERLKKGKSNSTKSRLSSRSRKLREKIEMKKLLLQQEEEIAQHRMDLERKKIELEYEQKARACKLKFQVQIAEKEAELLEERGSESDSCVSEEYKGDVGVMPPMSQEEKLMKWTEQCDPIPDNPRPDTPKLMEGPSHPKDPIPERKPQINDQKAPPSSYRKTPFGFLPVNSTDVMLKLTMLQAMQPVKFSGNPSDFPNFRKRLRDNLEDEILSDSQKVEFLPKFLSGEAFEVVERVSGCSYSVIVDILEDRYGQPATVAASCIDNLTRGPRLNNHDYKGLRDFAEQLESSSKKLVGEYAIEASTISNMKQIVRRLPQYLVNKWGDVSYKIREKGGIPKISDLADYVKRQAAIKNDPGFVNLSMSENKGGGDKRPEQGGKGKNYQKQTSVFKTDMEGSPPETTMGKQAPIKTCPCCQGEHRLSDCANFKGRDLPGRWRLVKEKRLCHICLRPGHMRDRCHTTTFCNCKSERKHHTLLHNPPRAKDDPPKELNSSAGEGTTEGPPRRDHAQGTRGGEPHRQTEQYATFSERATGTVLLHVVPVKLIAPNGNSLTTYGLLDNGSRGTMISSEVSAKLEPKGHTEEISITTMMGSSKEQIEVVEFELQHASGEGDRIPVTEGLVTKKFNVNEKCLPKDIDRDAHPHLRDIEIPSVDMPKVSVLIGKDVGYAHEVFEVRRPATKASDLKALRGPLGWVITGTLQGETSCKEVNLNFADYKKELQHQIERFWDLESFGTKSVGTDKGSPSFISHHLSREDRKAIDKLEKTITKRDGHYETGLLWRDDDVTLPNNRNEADKRLNSLKRKFSREPGLEEKYRAAMEKYITKGHARKLSPEEAQETGPRTWYLPHFAVTNINKPGKLRIIFDAASEYQGTSLNKNLLHGPDCTNSLTGVLLRFREDNVALVADIEGMFLQVGVREEDQDSLRFLWWDKSSDDPPEEYAMNVHVFGATDSPCAANWTLKKTTTDNAGDFGDTTIETVLHNFYVDDVLKSVDTSASAVTLANELTELCGRGGFNLTKFMSNSREVLAEVPIEKRAAPTLDLDLDELPVERALGVRWNVETDTFGFKVSNTEKADTMRGVLSTISSVFDPLNFAAPVIMRGKQIMQALWRRKAPWDEPLSGDILREWQTWKRELVRLEDLSIPRCYFSRPDHEGVGLQLHHFSDASEAGYGSVSYLRIEYPDGMVECAFVAGKSRNAPIKGSTIPRLELQGALLATRVDQAVRRELDLKPDRVVFWTDSMITLNYINNETRRFQTYVANRVTEIREATNPDQWRHCPGKLNPSDEVSRGLTIDEFLRDERWLNGPSFLRESEDQWPDNKFDALSEESLEIKKEVFFTDLEPGDGLEKLLTDTSDWMKTIRKVAWVMKFVEWLKTRKHAKPTEKTPGESESKLSPEDIERAKRRIAVLVQRESFPEEVKALKAGKEVNVASAILKLKPVMKGDEVMRVGGRISMAPMSDDAKNPMILPKQSHITTILIRHLHESNGHCGVEQVLSLLREQFWIVKARVAIKAVLGRCIHCRKQRRTTLKQEMGDLPRIRMIPYEPPFTYTGIDYFGPLYVKRGRGRVTEKRWGAIFVCMNSRAVHLELAKSLETDDFILALMRFLNRRGHVVELWSDNGSNFVGADREIREHLEGMDHDKIGRECSAKGCKWIFNPPGATHMSGVWERMVRVVKRSLKAILGKNPLNDEVLTTVFTEAERIANSRPLTRNPENPDDEDPLTPNHFLNVRPTMNLPTDTDERADKYSRKRWRQAQLLANHYWRRWLKEYIPSLQVRSKWNRKQRNLHVGDIVLVADDNVGRNNWPLARVIDVFPGVDGLVRSAEVRGKGTTYKRPVTKLCLLEAEDEDV; this comes from the coding sequence ATGAACACTGAGGATTATTATCTTGGAAACATGAGTGAAAACGAAGCTAGTAGTGAAGTCGAACGAATAGAAAGCAAGAAAAGGTCCCTAGGAGGCTACCTAGGGCGCGTGAGTATTCACATGAAAGAGCTCAAAACTTGTCTTGATGATCCCTCTAGAGCCAATGAAATACAGACAGCCTTGAATGAATTACAGTCGGCTTTGAATAACTATGAGGACTGCTATCAGTCGTACATTTTGGAAGAATTGGCAACCGATGAATTCAACAGAGTGAAAGAGAAATTTGAAGAAACTCGTAATGAGTGTGAAACTACTACCAAATTGGCAAATGAACGTTTGAAGAAAGGAAAGTCAAACTCAACTAAGTCAAGGCTGTCTAGTAGGTCTAGGAAATTAAGAgagaaaatagaaatgaaaaagCTTCTTTTGCAACAAGAAGAAGAGATAGCTCAGCATCGAATGGATCTGGAACGTAAGAAAATAGAATTGGAATATGAACAGAAAGCGAGAGCATGTAAGCTCAAGTTCCAGGTTCAAATCGCAGAAAAGGAAGCTGAGTTATTAGAAGAGAGAGGGAGTGAGTCTGATAGTTGTGTGTCAGAAGAGTATAAAGGGGATGTAGGGGTCATGCCACCCATGTCTCAAGAGGAAAAGCTAATGAAATGGACCGAGCAATGTGACCCCATTCCTGATAATCCTAGACCAGACACACCTAAGCTAATGGAGGGCCCTTCCCATCCTAAAGACCCCATTCCTGAGAGAAAACCCCAGATTAATGACCAAAAAGCCCCCCCTAGTAGTTATAGGAAAACCCCGTTTGGTTTTCTTCCCGTGAACAGTACTGATGTCATGTTAAAGCTGACCATGCTCCAAGCCATGCAACCTGTTAAGTTCTCTGGGAATCCAAGTGACTTTCCTAATTTTAGGAAGAGATTGAGAGATAATTTAGAAGATGAAATTTTAAGTGATTCACAAAAGGTTGAATTCCTACCGAAGTTCCTCTCGGGGGAGGCTTTTGAAGTTGTGGAAAGGGTTTCCGGTTGCAGCTATTCAGTGATAGTTGATATTTTGGAAGACCGATATGGGCAGCCAGCGACCGTCGCTGCTTCTTGTATTGACAATTTGACCAGAGGCCCAAGATTGAACAATCATGATTATAAGGGACTGAGGGATTTTGCAGAGCAACTTGAatcatcctcaaagaaacttgttGGGGAATATGCTATTGAAGCCAGTACCATCTCAAACATGAAACAGATAGTTAGAAGGCTTCCCCagtatttagtaaataaatggGGTGATGTATCCTACAAGATAAGAGAAAAGGGGGGTATCCCTAAGATTTCAGATTTGGCAGATTATGTGAAGAGGCAAGCAGCCATAAAGAATGACCCAGGTTTTGTTAACCTAAGCATGAGTGAGAACaagggtggtggtgataaaaGACCCGAGCAGGGTGGGAAAGGCAAGAACTACCAGAAACAGACTTCTGTCTTTAAAACAGACATGGAAGGCTCACCCCCTGAAACTACTATGGGTAAACAAGCCCCAATTAAGACCTGTCCTTGCTGTCAAGGAGAACATAGGCTTTCAGACTGTGCAAATTTCAAGGGAAGGGACTTACCCGGCCGTTGGCGACTGGTAAAGGAGAAGAGATTGTGTCATATATGCCTTAGGCCAGGACATATGAGGGACAGATGCCATACAACCACTTTTTGTAACTGCAAAAGTGAGCGAaaacaccacaccttgttACATAACCCCCCTAGAGCTAAAGATGACCCTCCCAAAGAACTTAACTCGAGCGCAGGGGAGGGGACAACCGAGGGACCCCCTAGAAGAGACCATGCTCAGGGCACCCGGGGTGGGGAGCCACACAGGCAAACCGAGCAATACGCAACATTTTCTGAAAGAGCCACGGGGACGGTGTTACTACATGTTGTACCAGTTAAATTGATTGCCCCAAATGGGAACTCTCTGACAACGTATGGGCTACTGGATAATGGCTCAAGAGGAACTATGATAAGCTCGGAGGTTTCAGCGAAACTCGAACCTAAAGGTCATACTGAGGAAATATCCATCACCACCATGATGGGAAGTAGTAAGGAACAGATAGAGGTTGTGGAGTTTGAACTGCAACACGCAAGTGGTGAAGGGGATAGAATTCCCGTAACTGAGGGTTTGGTAACGAAGAAATTCAATGTCAACGAAAAGTGTCTTCCTAAAGATATTGACAGAGATGCACACCCGCATCTGAGGGATATTGAGATTCCCTCGGTAGACATGCCTAAGGTTTCGGTTCTGATAGGAAAGGACGTTGGCTATGCGCATGAGGTGTTTGAAGTGCGTAGACCAGCGACGAAAGCCAGTGATTTGAAGGCTTTGAGAGGTCCTCTTGGATGGGTAATTACAGGAACCCTTCAAGGGGAGACCTCATGCAAGGAAGTAAACCTGAACTTTGCTGATTATAAGAAAGAACTTCAGCATCAGATTGAGCGGTTCTGGGACTTGGAGAGTTTCGGTACAAAGAGTGTTGGGACGGACAAGGGATCCCCAAGTTTTATATCGCACCATCTGTCCAGGGAAGACAGGAAGGCTATCGATAAGTTGGAGAAGACCATTACTAAGCGTGATGGTCACTATGAAACAGGCCTCCTGTGGCGGGATGATGATGTGACCCTACCTAATAACCGGAATGAAGCCGACAAAAGACTGAATAGTCTGAAGCGTAAGTTTTCACGAGAGCCTGGATTGGAGGAGAAGTATCGAGCAGCCATGGAGAAGTATATCACTAAAGGGCATGCACGCAAACTCAGCCCAGAAGAAGCACAAGAGACTGGACCGAGAACTTGGTACTTACCTCATTTTGCAGTGACGAATATCAACAAACCTGGTAAGCTGAGGATAATTTTTGATGCTGCATCAGAGTACCAAGGTACTTCGTTGAATAAGAACTTGTTACATGGACCTGATTGTACAAACAGCCTGACTGGGGTGCTCCTACGGTTCAGGGAGGACAATGTTGCATTGGTAGCTGATATAGAAGGGATGTTCCTTCAGGTCGGAGTTAGAGAAGAAGACCAAGATTCTCTGCGATTTCTTTGGTGGGACAAAAGCTCTGATGACcctccagaagaatatgcTATGAACGTGCATGTCTTTGGGGCAACCGACTCGCCTTGTGCAGCCAACTGGACACTCAAGAAAACTACAACTGACAATGCTGGTGACTTTGGAGATACCACCATCGAAACTGTCCTGCATAATTTTTATGTGGATGATGTACTAAAAAGCGTAGACACGAGTGCGAGTGCAGTCACGCTTGCGAACGAGTTAACCGAACTTTGTGGTAGAGGAGGGTTCAACCTCACAAAGTTTATGAGTAACAGTAGGGAGGTCCTTGCTGAAGTGCCTATCGAGAAGAGGGCAGCACCAACGCTTGATTTAGATCTTGATGAACTCCCAGTCGAGCGGGCACTTGGAGTTAGATGGAACGTGGAGACAGACACCTTCGGGTTCAAGGTGAGCAACACTGAGAAGGCTGATACTATGAGAGGAGTACTATCGACAATCAGCTCTGTCTTTGACCCTTTGAACTTTGCTGCACCAGTGATAATGCGTGGCAAGCAGATCATGCAAGCCCTATGGAGGCGGAAGGCACCATGGGACGAGCCGCTCAGTGGAGACATTCTGCGTGAGTGGCAGACATGGAAAAGGGAACTTGTACGGCTTGAAGATTTGTCCATCCCCCGATGCTACTTCAGCAGGCCAGACCATGAAGGTGTTGGACTACAACTCCATCACTTTAGTGATGCCTCGGAGGCAGGATACGGGTCAGTAAGCTACTTACGAATCGAGTACCCGGACGGAATGGTGGAGTGTGCTTTCGTCGCCGGAAAGTCAAGGAATGCACCTATTAAAGGCTCAACCATCCCAAGGCTGGAGCTACAAGGAGCCCTACTGGCAACACGGGTGGACCAAGCAGTTCGCCGAGAACTGGACCTGAAGCCTGACAGAGTCGTGTTTTGGACTGATTCGATGATAACACTTAACTATATCAATAATGAAACCCGCAGATTCCAGACGTATGTAGCCAACAGGGTTACAGAGATTCGCGAAGCGACTAATCCTGACCAATGGCGACACTGTCCGGGAAAACTAAATCCTTCCGACGAAGTAAGTCGAGGTCTAACCATAGATGAGTTTCTCCGGGATGAGCGATGGCTTAATGGTCCGAGTTTCTTGAGAGAGTCAGAAGATCAATGGCCAGATAATAAATTTGATGCCCTGTCTGAAGAAAGTCTGGAGATAAAGAAAGAAGTGTTCTTCACTGACCTGGAGCCAGGAGATGGCCTGGAAAAGCTTCTAACCGACACTTCTGATTGGATGAAGACCATTCGAAAGGTTGCGTGGGTAATGAAGTTTGTGGAGTGGTTGAAGACAAGAAAGCATGCAAAGCCTACTGAAAAGACACCTGGAGAGTCAGAGAGCAAGCTAAGTCCAGAAGACATAGAACGCGCCAAGCGACGAATAGCTGTACTAGTACAGCGGGAAAGTTTCCCTGAAGAAGTGAAGGCTCTGAAGGCAGGAAAGGAGGTGAATGTTGCTAGTGCTATCTTGAAGCTTAAGCCGGTCATGAAAGGCGATGAAGTTATGAGAGTTGGAGGAAGGATCTCGATGGCACCGATGAGTGATGATGCCAAGAATCCCATGATATTGCCGAAACAGAGTCATATCACTACTATCTTGATCCGCCACCTACACGAAAGCAACGGTCATTGTGGCGTGGAACAAGTACTATCCCTGCTGAGAGAGCAGTTTTGGATTGTGAAAGCGAGAGTGGCCATCAAGGCTGTTCTTGGAAGATGCATTCATTGTCGCAAGCAAAGAAGAACTACTTTGAAGCAAGAGATGGGAGATCTACCTAGAATTCGGATGATCCCTTACGAGCCACCCTTTACGTATACAGGTATTGACTATTTTGGACCGCTATATGTTAAGCGGGGAAGAGGAAGAGTGACTGAGAAGCGCTGGGGAGCTATCTTTGTTTGCATGAACTCCCGAGCAGTTCATCTCGAGTTAGCTAAGTCGCTAGAGACGGATGATTTCATACTCGCTCTGATGAGGTTCCTGAATCGCAGGGGCCATGTTGTGGAACTGTGGTCGGATAACGGGTCCAATTTTGTGGGAGCTGATCGGGAGATACGTGAACATCTGGAAGGAATGGATCATGACAAGATCGGACGTGAGTGTTCTGCGAAAGGATGCAAGTGGATCTTTAATCCACCTGGAGCCACCCACATGTCAGGCGTGTGGGAGAGGATGGTGAGAGTCGTCAAGCGAAGTCTGAAGGCGATCCTGGGGAAGAACCCCCTCAACGATGAAGTGCTGACCACCGTGTTTACTGAGGCAGAACGTATCGCGAATTCAAGACCGCTAACCCGGAATCCAGAGAATCCTGATGATGAGGATCCTCTTACGCCCAATCACTTTCTGAACGTGCGACCTACGATGAATCTTCCTACGGATACGGATGAACGGGCAGATAAGTACAGTCGGAAGCGGTGGAGACAAGCGCAATTACTTGCTAACCACTACTGGCGTCGCTGGTTGAAAGAGTACATTCCTTCCTTGCAAGTTCGAAGCAAGTGGAACAGGAAACAGCGAAACCTACACGTCGGAGATATAGTGCTCGTTGCGGACGACAACGTTGGACGAAACAACTGGCCTCTTGCGCGCGTGATTGATGTGTTTCCTGGCGTGGATGGATTGGTAAGGAGTGCAGAGGTGCGCGGTAAAGGGACGACCTACAAGCGCCCGGTAACCAAGTTGTGTCTGCTGGAAGCCGAGGATGAGGATGTCTAG